The following DNA comes from Cuculus canorus isolate bCucCan1 chromosome 7, bCucCan1.pri, whole genome shotgun sequence.
GCCCCGGCAGGaagccttctctggacacaccgTGAGGGACCTCATGGATGCCCTCTTGCAAGTGAGGCAAAGTGCTGAGAACAGCAGCACCCCAGCGCCGGGGCTGGAGCTGACGGATGACCACCTCCTCATGACAGTGGGGGACATCTTTGGGGCTGGCGTGGAGACCACCACGACTGTGCTCAAATGGGCTGTGCTCTACCTGCTCCACTACCCCGAGGTAGGGTCTGTGCCCTGTGGAGGGGAAGCCAGGCTCCCTCCGGcaccagggaagttgtggggTCATCTAGACGTGGCAGGTGCCAATAGAGCTGCTGGGCAGGATCAGGCTGTGGGCGTTTTACTTCTGCCCTGCACAAGCTTCCACAcgtgctggtggtgctgggtgTACCCCGCTGTCAGAGTGACCCGCTGCACACAGTTCAGCCCCCTCCTCAGGCTCCTGCCCAGCCCTTGCTCCTTCCCAGGTCCAGAGGAAGATCCAGGAGGAGATGGATCAGAAAATTGGCCTGTCGCGTCATCCCCACCTCAGCGACCGTCTGCTGCTGCCCTACCTGGAGGCCACCATCAGTGAAGTGCTGCGCATCCGGCCCGTATCCCCCCTGCTCATCCCACACGTGTCCCTTGCTGACACTAGGTGAGACCCCCGCTCCAGGCACAGCTGCGATGTGGGCAGAGACCACGGGAGGGAGCAACCATCTGCAACCGTCTCACTCTGTGTTTGCCTTGCAGCATCGGGGAATACTCCATCCCCAAGGGCGCCAGGGTCATCATCAACCTTTGGTCCGTGCACCATGATGAGAAGGAGTGGGACAAGCCTGAGGAGTTCAATCCTGGTGGGTTGTGTGGTCCCCATCCTCCCCGGGGGCAGGGTATAAATGGGGTGGCTGCAGCGGGAGAGGGGTCAAGCTGAGCCCAGGGCAGGATTGGTGGTGGGATGTCAGatcctgctccctcctctcttgGGCGTTTGCACCGCCTCTGCTCTTGCAGCTCACGGGAGGGACACATGTGATGAGATCGGACAGGTCTCAGAGAGGAGGAACTGATCCCCGCCAACCCCAGTGGTGCCTCTTACCCTTGCAGGTCGCTTCCTGGATAAGCAGGGCCAGCACATCCACTCGCCCTCGCCCAGCTACCTGCCCTTCGGGGCTGGGATCCGTGTCTGCCTGGGCAAAGTCCTGGCCAAGATGgagctcttcctcttcctggCCTGGGTGCTGCAGAGGTTCACACTCGAGTGCCCCCAGGACCAGCCCCTGCCCTCGCTGGAGGGCAAGTTTGGCGTCGTGCTGCAGGTGCAGAAGTTTCGGGTGAAGGCCAGGCTGCGGGATGCCTGGCGAGCAGCCTCGTGACGGGGACGAGCTCTGGATCccaggtggtggtgggatggggtgggactAAGGAGGCTGTACCCTGCCTGCCCTGTGGATGCAGGGTTGTCCAGATAAAGCTGTTCCCTGTGCAGTGTGGCTCTGGCTGCTTCCTAGGCAAGCACTGGAGGGCAGGGGGAGCTGGGAAGGTGCCTAAGATATACGGTGACCCCACAACCTCGTGTGAGCACTGGACTGAGCTGGGAGGCCATGGCCCCTCTGTAGGGTTCCCAACACAAATGGCCCCCAGGGAGGTGGGGCAACTGGAGCCAACTGGGAGCTGTGGAGACCAGCCACCCCCTTGGCTGGTGGGGGGAGAAGGGCACACCCTGACCAGGTAAGGGGGGAAAAGTGCTCAGTGGGCAGTTTGGGGGTTAGGGATGCCCAGGCTGTGCCCAGCAGCTATGGCCCCAGGTGGGTGACCCAGGCTGGTCCTTGCCTTGGTTTCCCTGCTGGGAGCATGGAGAATAAAGGCTGGGAGCTGAGCCGACTGTGGAGCCGGGAGAGGTACCCCCAGCCCTGTGTTCGCCTGCCCTGGCCCAGGACAGTgagcctgtgctgctgggaacCCCGCCTGCTCATTGCAGGGCAAAAGAAGGAAACTGGGCTTGGAAGTTCCTGCAGGTTTAGCTCCTGCCCAGCTTCCTCTTCCATGGTACTGCTGCAGGCACGTGCAGGTGTACACACATGGGTGCAGGCACAGACATGTACTTACAAGCATGTGAATGCACACAAAAGCACAGGGATGCATTTATGCCTGCTGAAACACACAAACCtttgcatgcacacatgcatcCATTGaatgcacagacacacagccCTTTCCAGCTGGGACGTCAACGccttgcagtgctgcagggctgTCTGACCCCATCTCTGTGAGCGGCTCCCTGTGAGAAGGCACGGGCAGCTCTAGTTCCAGCTGAAAGTGGGGTTCCCATCACTCAGGGACATGGGGAAGCCCACCAAGGCACTCGGACTCCACAGGCTGAGCTCAgctgtgcccccccagtccTAGTGCGTGGGCACCGCGGCGCCAGGGGCTGCAGACATTCACTGTGCAGCAATGTGGCATCTCCCGCCCGTCCTGAGCACTGATGCTCACCATCTGGCTGCATTATGGTTATCACTCAGAGCAGCACAACCTTCCCCTATCGTGAGGGGCCAGGTTTGCTTTCACCAAAAACTGCTGTGCTGTGGAGGACAGTGTGCAGTTCAGTTTCTGGATCTCTGTTACTTGATCTCTTAATGTTTAACCAAATACTGACAGACCTACAGCTCAGGGTACCTGGAAGgaaagcagctggagcagaagggaAAGCCCTGTGTGGCCCCAGTGCAGTGTGACACCTCCAGCCCTGCATGCATTCCCCTTTTTGCTCTGCCCCTGCCCTCTCCTgtagaaaaacagataaaaaacaTCTCCACCACTAAACCTTCTGCTCTGTATGTCAAAGTGTGCGTTTTCTCTCAAACTGCCAGAACTTTGTTTTGGCTCAGCCTCCTCACTGCTTGACATCTGATGCCAAATGTGTCCCACCAGCCCTTGGCATGGCATGGAGATGATGAAGGAATGTGTTTGCAGCCCATCATAGCACTGGGAacatcttccctcctcccagtctATTTTTGTGGGGGCTCAGGGTGGCggggaggagctggaggaagaaccACTGTGCACACACCTGCCTGAGGGAGATTTGCGCAGCGGACCCTCcagaaggagagcagagggggGCACAGCAGGAGCCCAGCCCCGCTGCTGCTACGTGGAATCTCTGCTGGCTCTGTAAGGGCTGATCCTCACAGTCCCTCCTGCTCCCTTGCCCATATCCATAGTACAGGGAATGCTGTTGGGTTTCCAATTCTTCCACCTCTGCCAGCATAGGCTGAAGGTGGGTGTGTGAAGAGGAACTGGGCTCAGAGCAGGTGTGGGAAAAACTTGTCTAATTATGAAGCTCTGGGCTTCCCTGGAGACCAGCATCTCCATGACAGCCTGGTCCTTGCCCTGCCCAGATCCCGTCCCCAGCCACTCGTGCCCACAGGGAGGTACCTCTCCGATCTTCTGTGGTCACTGGTAACCGcaccatcccagtgcccccccggagctgcagcccaggaccGTCAGCACCCCTGTGCCAGTTCACCAGGGCACTGTGTTTGCTCTCGGTAGGGGATTTTCTCCTTGCCAGAGTCAGCATGGGGCTGGCACCCTGCACGCACAGTGTGGGCAGCAAGGTATGCGCACACAGCAAGGGCTCCAGGCCAGTGCACACCGTGAGGCAGAAATGGGGACTTCGGGACCATGATACTCCTAAAGCAGAGAACGCCTCTGGTCACAGATGCTTGCTCAAAGCTCACACTCAGCTGGGTTTCCCCCTTTGCCAGGGCCAGCACGAGCCATCCCTGGGCCTAGAGGCCAGCTTTGTGCCACAAACCCATCACACCAAGCCCAGTCCTGCCGTGGGGCATCTTGCCCCCTGCCCTAGCCTGCCTCCTGACAGCCAGCTGAGCAGGAGAAGATGCCACCGTGGGGCGTTTCATACCCAGCACTGGCTGCCTGGCCCCTTCTGAGCTGGTAAACAGCCGCTGgctcagctgctccctgctctgGGAGCAGGCAGAGACGCTGCTGAATCATCTGGCTGGTATTTCTGTCCCGACAGCTGCTGCGGGCCGTGCCGCTGCGCCCAAACTGCCTGACCCCACCAGACACAGCTCACCTGGGCTGCCAGTGGCCACTTCCCTCCTCCTGAGCCCTCTGCAAAAGTTGGGGTCTCCCAAGACTCACAAATCCATCAGCCCTTTGGCTTCATGCAGAACCGGCACGAGGTGGCCTGGCTACCCAAAATCTGAGGGGATGAAGCGGCCATGGGAAATCCATGGGGACCTTGGCATCTGCCACCAGGTTAAAGCTGGCTGAGCACGGGCAGCTGCCAGGAACGCTGAGGCTTTTGCTGCTCAAACAACCCTGTTGCTGTAATGGCTCAGAGGGCGTTGGGTCTCTGCCTTCTTTCTGGGGCTTCTCAGGGTCTCTGCATGGGGACAAccaggatgagaggaaacggtGATGAAGGGCTTGGAACGCGGCTTGGCAGATCTGGAGCCAGTGGCTCCATCTCCCTGCAGCAGAGGGGGTCCTGTGAAACAGGAATCGGTGATGGCAGAAAGGATAAAGCTTTCTCAGTTCCACAGTGTAGAGCAGGTACCCCACAAGGCGGAGGTGCAGCTTACTGCAGGCTCTGGGCAGAGACTAAGCCTTTCCCTCACACAAACTCATTTTGGGGAGCACAGTCACCCCCGTGGCactcagctgtcccagctgcgCTACAGAGCTCAGCTTGAAAGCCTCCAGTTTTGAGGGGCTTTGCTTTTGCACCAGGCATTGACCAGCCCTGGGCTGTGCCGGAAAGCTGCAGCTGGCACGGGAGGAGAGGGTGATGCTCAAAATAACTGTGGGCTCCGCGGCGGGCATGGTGCCAGGCGAGCTGAGTAAGCACAAAACTCAGGACACAGCTGTTCGCCAGTCGAAAACAAATCGAGAAACAACCCTGCAGCCGGTGACCCCCCCGGCACGGAGACTGCAGCGCTTGCACCACTGCTGCCACGGCCCCCAGTGCGGGCACCAGTCCCATCTGATAAAAACAGATCTGCGCCACCAGGGAGTGGGGAAAACAGCTCAGACGAAGAAAGGCGACTCATCCCATCCTTCCCAGGCCGTCTGGCACGGGATGCTGTGGGGCTCACTTCCACTGCGCCCCTCCCCAGCCAGCCTGGCCATGCTTTTCctacagaaacaaaaggaaaaaagataacaaggggaaaaaaaaaaacccgggTTGTGCTGCACAGGGAGGGTGGGTGAGGGCTGGGAGGCAGAGGGCGTCGGGGAGAGGCAAGGGTAGTTTATTCAGCAGATGGATTGCgctcctgctccctgccaaGCCGTGGGGAGCGGGTCACAGTGGGATGTGCCTGGCCAGGGTTTGCAGGGGAGAAAAGGATGTTTGGCTGCAGGAGCCCAAGCAAGCAAGCAGGGCCCAGGCTCTCATCGCTGATGCACGTCCCTGAGGGGCGAGGGGTGCCCGGGAGCCCGAAGCTCCCATCGCCCAGCTGCACAGCCTCACGCTTCCAGCAGAGCCTGCCGCTGTTGCCTTTGTCTCGCTCAGGTTTCCTGCCCCAGGAAGTTTTCAACAACTACATGTAACACAGAAGCTTAACTGCAGGAGGCTTTCCTTAGCCTGGAGTGAGGCAGGTATGAGCTCCGAGAGCAGGCTGCCAGCAAGCACAACACATGtgattccctcctcctccaccttcagCCAGTGCGCGTCCACTGGGTCATACAAACCTACCATGACAAGGCTGCAGGAAGATCACCTGGGCGTCCCCACAGCGGGAGTTTGCATCATTGGAGCCAAAGAGTGCCCTGGGAACACCGAGGCAATGCTGCGGTACCCAGCAGTCCTGGGAACCCCTGTTGTGCCAGGGGACGCTCTCACTGAGCCACCACAGGgtgctctgccagtgcctgtCCCCAGGCAACAACAGGCTTTAAGTATTGTTAGCACTGGCACTTCAAGCACATTGTACAGAAGAACACCATTGGCACCAATTTGCTCCCAATCTCACTGCACTGTTTGCAACAGTTCTGAAACGATGTATTCAGGACACTCATAAACACTCACCCCTTATAGCTGGAAATGGGTGGGTTTTGGTGCAGACGCACACCTGCCCCATCCTTACAACTCCAGCATTTTACACTTGCAGCAGACATTCGGAAAAAAGCTCTGTTTGGGCCGCATTGGTTTTCTCCAAAGGCATACACATGAGGATCAAGCACCTTCCTAAAACTCCAGAGCTGGAGCTTTGGGAGTCCTCTGCGTACTGTGGTTTTTAGCCCTGAAGAGGCAGCACTTGGGACGCCTCCGAGGAGCTCACCCGTGTCCTGCCCTGCACcactcctcctccccacaccAGCTGCCCTTGGTCCAGGTCTAAAAGCCTGAAGCACCAAGATAGTTCTGATAGTTCTGCTCCTCCTCACGCACACATGAGCTCGAGAGATATGGTTTGTGCCCTATTCATTTCTTCATGGTCTTTAAAAGACTGACCAACCTCCACAACCTTTCAAACAGCCACATCACTGCTTCTTCCTGACTTTTTAAGATTAGAAACATCAGCTCAGCTTACTGGTATTCGCTTCTATGCCCAGAGAAGAAGAGGGGGGTTCCCCCACCCTCAGTGGGATGGCAGGAAAGCAAACGTGGAGATTTCTGCCTTACGACAACAGAGATGTTGGCAGAGGGTATCCTACTGGCATGGGGCCGCACCCAGgatttacagcagaaaaatcctACTCTGTAAGGACTGATGGGCTTTTTCAGCTTCCTCTGTGGTGTGAGGAACAAAGCCTGGTGCCAATACATACAGAATTCCTAGGGGTGGCACCGTGGATCTTGAATTCTCTTCTCAAAAGAACCCTTCCCAGCTGGAAGGGACCAGTCTCCAGCTGGCCACGGCGCCCAGTgagccagcccagctctgggGTGCACACAGCCTCTCTGCTACCACTCACACTCCAGGCATCCAGGAAGGTCTCCTGAATCCAAATCAGAGTCCTCCGTTCTTAAGAGCACCCTAAGACATGAACTGAAGAGCCAACTTCATCAGCTGTTCTGATGGAAGAGTAAGGCTGTGTAAGGAGTGAGAGCTCCTACACCTTGTAAGCTACCAGTGCTCTCCTCAAACGCATGGGTGAAATACTGGAGCAAGGACCACTTGCCTTTCTCTGCCATCTGTATCCAGCAGTGCCACACTCCTCCtgttaaaaaaccaaaccaaaacaaaaccacaatcTAAAAGCAAATCTTGTTCTTAATTGACAAAATGATAGACATTCACACCAGCAAGTTATCAGAAAAGGCATTATATTTTGGTTTCCAACttatttaaaactgattttggtTTTCAATCAATCAAATCTGAATATGTCTGAGTTCagttttcaatttcatttttttcccccataacAGCAATGATCTGGACGACCATAATTATAAAAGAGACTGGGAGAAAACTCGAGAACAAGAGAACAATAACATAGTCTGAACTGTGCTCTCTTCCACATGAGCACTCCAGGGAATGTTAGTTTCAGCTCTtcgttttatttttcccttcagttgTTACGAACAAAATCTCTACCGTTTATTAAAGCAAAGCTACAGTAAATTTTCTTGCAGTCTTACAGCAGGTTTTCATATCACCAGTAGGACTCGCATGCATGGATTGCAGTCACACACACACGCTCACAGACGTTATACAGTAGCCAGTTgccaccataaaaaaaaaaaaaaaaaaaaaagaaagaaaaagaaaacagacattcatttattttaagtggtCAACGTGAGAATCGCACCAAACCTCTggatcaaatgaaaaaaaatactgcacagGTCTTCCACATCTACATGGTAAGTCACCCCTTCACAACGGACGGAGCTCTCATCTCCATTTGTTCAACATGCATCGCTGAAGCTTGAAGGCACGCTGGCCAAAGAGAGccctgttctttttttgtcatcttaACTCCAGTGTGCTGCTCTTGGGgtgcaaaacaaggaaaaaaacaaagccaagccCTTTTGCAGCACACTGGGAAAAGGTCATTCGGAGACCACAGTACTTGGAAGGCAGCCCAGCTGCCTGGATCCTACTTCTGACTGTGCTCTTGGAGGCATTGAAGGAATACgcttatctttaaaaatgacaTATAAAGGCAAATTTCTGCAAACCCTTTCTTCTCAAACTGCTTACGGTAGACTAACACTCTTCCTGGAAGAAACTGGTCCTTCAGTCACCAGCTTCAAGTGGGAAATCTCCTACCTGCTGTCTTAAACACTGAAGCACCAGAGATTATAGGGCTGATGTGTTCAGGCATTCATCAGCTTCAGGAAAacttaacagcaaaaaaaaaacaaaccaaaaaaaaaccccagaaaaacaaagaagaaaagaaagtaaagaaatcCCCAGTGCCTCAAGAGCGCTACATCACACCAGAACTCTTAGGCTACTGACTGCCAGCACTGTCAGAAGCTGCTTGCTTCTGGGAAGACACCTGGAGGTTGAAGCCTTACGGTGATTTCGTATCCTCCCAGGGTGAGTTTCGCTGAGCTTTACTGATTACGAGATAAAGCAGTGTTTTGCAAAACTAAAACCAACAAACTCCTAATAACCATCACCAAAATCACCATTGGGAAAGTTCCATTTGTGACAAGGTCTCATTGAGAAACATCAGTCCCTGCCCCAAGGAGCAGGACAGACACAATTAACAAAACCCAGAGCAACTTGTCCCCCACAAGCCAGGCCTTCGGGGATGATTCCCCAAATTATattggaggggaagaaagaaaaataaactaaaagaagaaGGTTGTATCACCTTTTCCTCCTGTTAAAGTTTTAAtccttttattccatttttatttctttgttttatccCCCGATTCTCCCTTCCACTCTGCCACCTTAGCTGGGGGAGTTATTGGTACGAGAGTTTGGAGAGTCCTGCTCATTTATTGTGTTCAAGAGTACACACACCGGCTGCCGGGGCAGGTGGTGGTGGCTATGTTCGCGGTGCTGCTCCTCCGCGGCATTAAAAAGCCCTTCCTCCTCATCGCCATGGGGGCGGCCACTGCAGCTGTCGCAGAAGTCCAGGGGCCCGTCCAGAGCATCATCAATGAGTCCATCAAACTCCTTGAGGTCATCATCATGATGGCCCCGGTTGCATACGCAGACTTCGATGCCAGAGTCGCCAGTGAAACGGCGCTGCCTGCCTGGCGTCTTGTCCTTTGCGTCGGGAATGGCGCTGCTTTGCTCTAAGCTCTCAGAGCTGTACCCTTTCAGCAGTTCCTCCTTGCACTCCGTATCCTTATCGAGACTGGCCCTCTCCACTAGCTCAGCTCCCGTGCTGTTACCACCAGGCTCGACGCTTTGCATTTTAGCAACTGCCCGCTCGACCAGCATGGTGGTGGAGGGCTCGGGCTCCCCGAGGCTAGGGGAGACGGTGCTGTCAGTACTGCTGTTATTGCCACCgggtgctgctgagctgctctgcgCTGGCTGCAGGGTTCTTGGCGTGTCCGGGATTGTGCTACTGCTGCCTGCTGGGACGCACTGCTGATGTAAGGCACTGTACGGTGGGGGCGGGGTGGGCGGTCGGTTCACCACTTCCTCATAGGGAGGTAGTAAATAATTTGGCAAAAACCCTAAAAGTGGGAGGCAAGGAGGAGAAGTTATTTCATGAACAGCCCATCTCGGGAAATGAGTCACTAATATGGGTCAGTACGTCATTTGTCATCTACCAGCACCTTCCTGCTTAACAGCTTTACCAGCGATGCCAAAACCGGGCCCAAATGAAACATGTCATGTTTTGGAGAAGCAGCAACCGTGGCACCATTGGAGGAGATGGACACTTGGGAACAGCAGCCTGATCTCCTGGCTTTCAAGTCTAAGCTTATGGCTACCACGCAagcctcccaccaccaccctgcaccccactACAGCCCCATAAACTGCACCAAGGGACGGCCTGCATTGGCTGGAGGAGCAGCCTGGGAAATAACTCACCAGCCCTCTCCAATGCTGGCTTCTCAGCTGAATTTCCACTTTCAAGAGCTAAGATTTCATCTCACAAAGCTTTGTGCAAATATGAAGAGACGTGAGCAGTTACAAGGAACTCAAGATCCtggcttttgtttgttgttttagtGCTGGATTCAGTTATTCTGGTACAGTCAGAATAAATTGGCAGTACTGGCAAGGGAGTGGGGTTTATTGTACTCACAGCCCCTCAAATCTATGGAAGATTTTGTTTATGCCTCAGGAGGCAAGAGAATAGGCCATATAGACAAGATGTATTTAAATATGGAAACATCTAAAGATGGCAGTTTTCCATGTGGAATTGCATATCCCCGGGGCTGGAGAGGAAAGCGCTGCTGGGGGTTATTTCTGAGGTGGCCACAAGAGTTTAATGAGAAAAGCGGGTTCACACATGCAGTTGAGCAGTCCATTACAGGGAATTCAGCTGTGGTATCTCCAGCCAAGAGGCCAAGACTTGCTGTTCTAGCACAGAGTAGCAGGGCATGAAGGAGAACAAAGCAATTGCATTTTCCCTGAGCTGTAGGCAACCGCTCTCTCATGCAGACTCCTAGGGCTGCTCACCAGCCACATCATCGGAGAAGCACAGCACAGGGCGGGAGCCAACACGGTCCCTGCTGAGGCATCACTTTCACCCAGCCTGTATAACCAAATTTTGTGAAGCCACTTCCCACATCTCAGCCCCACCCGCAGCAAGTGGGTGGAAAGGAGAAGCATACAGAAGTCCCAGAATGAGGTATTTTAAGAACCTGCACAGAAAAGCATCCAGAGAATTGCTGCAATCAGAGCCAAACCAAGGGTGGCTGGGAAGATGCTGTAGCTGCTGTGGTTCGGCTGGAGAACATCACCTCCTCCCCACAAGCCAAGCTTAGGCATCAGAGCTGCCCCTCTCCTCTTGCTGAGACTAACCACTCTCTCCACTCCCACCCAAAATGGGAAACTCACTGCTGCCCTGTTCCCCATGACCTCCAGGAGAAAAGGTGCGAGGTACGTACGGAAATAAAACGGCAGGGCTGAATAGTTATGGGCTTCCCGGTAAGCGATCAAGTTGATCTCGTGTTGTCGTTGCTGGGCCTGGAGACGATGCTTGGTGCGTCGATGATGGCAAACACAACAGCAGctgaggatgatgatgatggtcCACACCAGCCAAAACCCTGCAGCAGATGAGAGCAAATGTTCAGTGCAGTATGAGAGCCACATCCAACCCCAGGAAACCCCACAAAGGTGACAGAGAAGACCGTCAGAAAGCCTGGATCTGAACCCCACACTGCTCTAAAGGCAGGAACATGCAGTGCACCAGGAGGCTTTGACACAGACCCGCTGGGCGTGGGTGACTGCTACTCTGGGAGCCTTGACTGACTCGGGTAACTCTGGTTTTGGTACAATGTAGAGTATGTTCAATAGGCACAACTCGGGAGGAGAATGAAATATGGAGACAGGGCTAAGCTTCCCCCACCATCCCTCCCACCCCTTGGATAATTTCTTCTAGCCAAAAATATGAGCAGAGCTGTGAATAGCACTGAACTTGTCTCCCACAGCCActtcagtttgaaaacaacaaTTCAGACACAAAAGACACTCTGCAGATTGACCACAGAAGACGAGAAAAACCCCAAGCactatgttttgcttttgtttgtactGTTCTTTAATTTCCAGCCCAAGTTCTTCATTGTTAAGCTTAAcaaaaacatattctttttacataaatgtctcaaaatatttttaaaacttatttttgtaGTCAATGTCTTAAATTAcccaaaattaaattaaactagCCCCCCACTCTGAATCCTTAAGAAACCTAACTTCTGCTCCATTTGTGATCACGGCTGGTTTCTGTGCAGTGTCGAACCATACATACACCCATCCTTAAAAGGGAATTTTAAGACTACTTCCTGAACTTTCTCCACTCCCTCCAAGATGTGGAATTACTCCCCTTTTCCACAAATCCCCCTTCATGCTTGCATGCACTATACTTCAAAGAGCTACAACATTTACTCCAGATCAGACTTGTGTGTCCTGC
Coding sequences within:
- the WBP1L gene encoding WW domain binding protein 1-like isoform X3 is translated as MANLAQDPWCLPTFSPFPVTATVTQHNATEDPLTSIQEGFWLVWTIIIILSCCCVCHHRRTKHRLQAQQRQHEINLIAYREAHNYSALPFYFRFLPNYLLPPYEEVVNRPPTPPPPYSALHQQCVPAGSSSTIPDTPRTLQPAQSSSAAPGGNNSSTDSTVSPSLGEPEPSTTMLVERAVAKMQSVEPGGNSTGAELVERASLDKDTECKEELLKGYSSESLEQSSAIPDAKDKTPGRQRRFTGDSGIEVCVCNRGHHDDDLKEFDGLIDDALDGPLDFCDSCSGRPHGDEEEGLFNAAEEQHREHSHHHLPRQPVCVLLNTINEQDSPNSRTNNSPS
- the WBP1L gene encoding WW domain binding protein 1-like isoform X1; the encoded protein is MARRLRAAMALLLLQALPEGLPASLEPAQDKETCMGVNNQSYICETGHCCGQSQCCNYYYELWWFWLVWTIIIILSCCCVCHHRRTKHRLQAQQRQHEINLIAYREAHNYSALPFYFRFLPNYLLPPYEEVVNRPPTPPPPYSALHQQCVPAGSSSTIPDTPRTLQPAQSSSAAPGGNNSSTDSTVSPSLGEPEPSTTMLVERAVAKMQSVEPGGNSTGAELVERASLDKDTECKEELLKGYSSESLEQSSAIPDAKDKTPGRQRRFTGDSGIEVCVCNRGHHDDDLKEFDGLIDDALDGPLDFCDSCSGRPHGDEEEGLFNAAEEQHREHSHHHLPRQPVCVLLNTINEQDSPNSRTNNSPS
- the WBP1L gene encoding WW domain binding protein 1-like isoform X2 encodes the protein MPFLLGLRQDKETCMGVNNQSYICETGHCCGQSQCCNYYYELWWFWLVWTIIIILSCCCVCHHRRTKHRLQAQQRQHEINLIAYREAHNYSALPFYFRFLPNYLLPPYEEVVNRPPTPPPPYSALHQQCVPAGSSSTIPDTPRTLQPAQSSSAAPGGNNSSTDSTVSPSLGEPEPSTTMLVERAVAKMQSVEPGGNSTGAELVERASLDKDTECKEELLKGYSSESLEQSSAIPDAKDKTPGRQRRFTGDSGIEVCVCNRGHHDDDLKEFDGLIDDALDGPLDFCDSCSGRPHGDEEEGLFNAAEEQHREHSHHHLPRQPVCVLLNTINEQDSPNSRTNNSPS
- the WBP1L gene encoding WW domain binding protein 1-like isoform X4, producing the protein MDKETCMGVNNQSYICETGHCCGQSQCCNYYYELWWFWLVWTIIIILSCCCVCHHRRTKHRLQAQQRQHEINLIAYREAHNYSALPFYFRFLPNYLLPPYEEVVNRPPTPPPPYSALHQQCVPAGSSSTIPDTPRTLQPAQSSSAAPGGNNSSTDSTVSPSLGEPEPSTTMLVERAVAKMQSVEPGGNSTGAELVERASLDKDTECKEELLKGYSSESLEQSSAIPDAKDKTPGRQRRFTGDSGIEVCVCNRGHHDDDLKEFDGLIDDALDGPLDFCDSCSGRPHGDEEEGLFNAAEEQHREHSHHHLPRQPVCVLLNTINEQDSPNSRTNNSPS